The following coding sequences are from one Gossypium hirsutum isolate 1008001.06 chromosome A12, Gossypium_hirsutum_v2.1, whole genome shotgun sequence window:
- the LOC107933505 gene encoding leucine-rich repeat receptor-like protein kinase TDR, with product MSFTSLFHLTMKKPPFLPSLLPFFLYLLKSSLLVFSASASPPPLPLVSLLSLKSSLKDPLSSFGDWDPTPTFSKPSFEDPVWCAWSGVKCNPKTAQVTSLDLSRRNLSGVIPPEIRYLTGLVNLNLSGNYFDGPLQPAIFKLGELRTLDISHNSFNSTFPPGVSKLRFLKVFNAYSNNFRGPLPQEFVRLRFLEQLNLGGSYFEGEIPAGYGSFTRLKLLDLAGNALQGTLPRQLGFLTQLERIEIGYNAFSGTIPVEFALLPNLKYLDISNCTLSGSLPKELGNLTKLEVLYFFKNSFIGEIPESYTKLKALKVLDVSDNQLSGTIPEGLSSLTELTWLGLMNNNLSGTIPEGIGELPNLSTLFLWNNNLSGILPKKLGSNGKLLGLDVSSNSLTGPIPPNLCYGNRLFKLILFNNMFTHEIPASLVNCTSLSRFRIQNNLLNGTIPYGFGLLTNLTFVDMSKNNFTGEIPHDLGYAPTLQFLNISENSFNVALPSNIWGAPSLQIFSASSAKLTGKIPDFIGCKNVYKIELQGNSLNGSIPWDIDHCEKLLSLNLSRNLFTGIIPWEISTLPSITAVDLSHNMLTGTIPSNFENCSTLENFNVSYNLLTGPIPSSGPIFPNLHPSSFSGNDGLCGRILAKPCPAEALATGDMEVRNKQQQPKKTAGAIVWIMAAAFGIGLFVLVAGTRCFHANYSRRFSDDIEIGPWRLTAFQRLNFTADDVLECLSMTDKIIGMGSTGTVYKAEMPGGEIIAVKKLWGKHKDNIRRRKGVLAEVDVLGNVRHRNIVRLLGCCSNRECTMLLYEYMPNGNLDDLLHGKNKGENLVADWVTRYKIALGVAQGICYLHHDCDPVIVHRDLKPSNILLDGEMEARVADFGVAKLIQSDESMSVIAGSYGYIAPEYAYTLQVDEKSDIYSFGVVLMEILSGKKSVDSEFGDGNSIVDWVRSKIKNKNGVIDILDKNAGASCASVREEMMQMLRIALLCTSRNPADRPSMRDVVLMLQEAKPKRKMMESVVNGGNVIRVGADGTNDSLAQKATVEC from the exons ATGTCTTTCACTTCCCTATTTCACTTAACCATGAAGAAACCTCCTTTTCTCCCATCTCTGCTCCCATTTTTCTTGTATTTACTGAAATCATCTCTGCTTGTCTTCTCAGCTTCTGCATCACCACCTCCACTCCCTTTGGTTTCTCTTCTGTCGTTAAAATCATCCCTCAAAGACCCTCTTTCAAGTTTTGGAGATTGGGACCCTACTCCCACGTTTTCCAAGCCTAGTTTTGAAGACCCGGTTTGGTGTGCATGGTCAGGTGTCAAGTGCAATCCTAAAACAGCTCAAGTTACGTCTCTTGATCTCTCTCGTCGCAATCTCTCTGGTGTTATTCCCCCGGAAATAAGGTATTTAACTGGCTTGGTGAACTTGAATTTGAGTGGGAATTACTTTGATGGGCCTCTCCAACCAGCTATTTTTAAACTCGGTGAACTTAGAACTCTTGATATAAGCCACAACTCCTTCAACTCAACGTTCCCGCCCGGGGTTTCTAAGCTTAGGTTCTTGAAAGTCTTCAATGCATACAGCAACAATTTCAGGGGTCCATTACCGCAAGAGTTTGTACGGTTACGGTTCTTGGAACAGCTCAATCTTGGGGGCAGCTACTTTGAAGGTGAAATACCAGCTGGTTATGGAAGCTTTACCAGGTTAAAGCTGCTTGACTTGGCAGGGAATGCACTACAAGGCACTTTACCGCGTCAACTTGGGTTCTTGACTCAGCTTGAGCGCATAGAGATTGGCTACAATGCTTTCTCAGGCACCATACCAGTAGAGTTTGCACTGTTACCCAACCTCAAGTACTTGGACATCTCGAATTGTACTCTTTCAGGTTCACTTCCGAAAGAACTCGGCAATTTAACTAAGTTAGAAGTTTTGTACTTTTTCAAGAACAGCTTCATAGGTGAAATCCCGGAGAGCTACACCAAGTTGAAAGCTCTCAAGGTCCTTGATGTATCCGACAACCAACTCAGTGGAACAATTCCAGAAGGGTTATCTTCCTTAACGGAGCTAACATGGTTGGGATTAATGAACAACAACCTTTCTGGTACAATCCCAGAAGGCATCGGTGAGTTACCAAATCTCAGCACTTTATTTCTCTGGAACAACAACCTGAGCGGCATTCTCCCAAAGAAACTAGGTTCAAATGGGAAGTTGCTAGGTCTTGATGTCTCGTCGAACTCTCTCACGGGTCCAATTCCTCCAAATCTTTGCTATGGAAACAGGCTTTTCAAGCTTATCCTTTTTAACAACATGTTCACGCATGAGATCCCGGCAAGCCTTGTAAACTGCACGTCACTCTCAAGGTTCCGAATTCAAAACAACCTTCTCAACGGTACCATCCCATATGGCTTCGGACTCCTAACAAACCTGACGTTCGTGGACATGAGTAAGAACAACTTCACCGGTGAGATTCCTCATGATCTTGGCTATGCACCAACTTTACAGTTCCTCAACATCTCCGAGAACTCTTTCAACGTCGCATTGCCGAGCAACATTTGGGGTGCCCCGAGCTTGCAGATTTTCTCGGCCAGTTCAGCCAAGCTAACAGGCAAAATCCCAGACTTCATCGGCTGTAAAAACGTGTACAAAATCGAGCTCCAAGGTAATTCTCTAAACGGAAGCATCCCCTGGGACATTGATCATTGTGAAAAGCTCTTGTCTTTGAATTTAAGCCGCAATTTGTTTACTGGAATAATTCCATGGGAAATATCGACGCTTCCTTCAATAACTGCCGTTGATCTTTCCCATAACATGCTCACTGGAACTATCCCTTCGAACTTCGAAAACTGTAGCACTTTAGAAAATTTCAATGTCTCCTATAATTTGCTAACCGGCCCGATCCCATCGTCCGGTCCAATATTTCCCAACTTACACCCTTCCTCATTTTCCGGCAACGACGGACTTTGCGGCAGAATTTTAGCGAAACCGTGCCCGGCTGAGGCGTTGGCCACAGGTGACATGGAAGTTCGTAACAAGCAGCAGCAGCCAAAGAAAACGGCTGGAGCAATCGTTTGGATTATGGCAGCCGCTTTCGGGATTGGTTTGTTTGTTCTCGTAGCTGGGACCCGTTGTTTCCACGCAAATTACAGCCGTAGGTTCAGCGACGATATCGAAATCGGACCGTGGAGATTGACCGCTTTCCAGCGGTTGAATTTCACGGCTGATGATGTGCTAGAGTGCCTGTCCATGACGGATAAGATCATAGGGATGGGTTCCACGGGAACAGTGTACAAAGCAGAGATGCCAGGTGGCGAGATCATAGCGGTGAAGAAGCTATGGGGTAAGCACAAAGACAACATCAGACGGAGGAAAGGGGTGTTGGCGGAGGTGGACGTGCTGGGGAACGTGAGGCACCGTAACATAGTGAGGTTGTTAGGATGTTGCAGCAACAGGGAGTGTACGATGCTGCTCTACGAGTATATGCCAAACGGGAACTTGGACGACTTGTTGCATGGTAAGAATAAAGGGGAGAACTTGGTGGCGGATTGGGTGACAAGGTACAAAATCGCTCTTGGAGTGGCTCAAGGTATTTGTTATCTTCACCATGACTGTGATCCGGTGATCGTCCACCGTGATCTCAAGCCCAGTAATATTTTATTGGACGGTGAGATGGAGGCCAGAGTGGCAGATTTCGGGGTTGCCAAGTTGATTCAAAGTGACGAGTCCATGTCCGTCATTGCTGGGTCCTATGGCTACATTGCTCCAG aaTATGCTTATACTCTCCAAGTTGATGAAAAGAGTGATATCTACAGCTTTGGGGTGGTGTTGATGGAGATTCTAAGTGGAAAAAAATCGGTGGATTCAGAATTTGGAGACGGGAACAGCATTGTGGATTGGGTGAGGTCTAAAATCAAGAACAAAAACGGAGTTATTGACATTTTGGATAAAAATGCAGGGGCATCATGTGCATCCGTGAGGGAAGAAATGATGCAGATGCTTAGAATTGCATTGCTATGCACCAGCCGGAACCCGGCGGACCGGCCGTCGATGAGGGATGTGGTGCTGATGCTGCAAGAAGCCAAACCCAAGAGGAAAATGATGGAGAGTGTAGTTAATGGAGGCAATGTGATTCGTGTTGGTGCTGATGGGACTAACGATTCTTTAGCACAAAAGGCTACTGTCgaatgttaa
- the LOC107933515 gene encoding structural maintenance of chromosomes protein 6B isoform X1, producing the protein MDKSGAPPFLSRLKHLPISRVKGKLPCTVFVQNFNFSVSRDSRVLVVGRPQDTTMSSSRVFSGQMYGAQRSGAGTIRRIRLENFMCHSSLEIELGEWVNFITGQNGSGKSAILTALCIAFGCRARETQRASKLKEFIKTGCSYATVQVDIKNEGVDSFKPEIFGDTIIIERRISDTTSSTVLKDRQGRKVASRKEDLRELVEHFNIDVENPCVIMSQDKSREFLHSGNDRDKFKFFFKATLLQQVDELLQSIIKQLKDACALVDELEKLIRPAQLELSELQEKIENIKRVEQILQEVQLLRKKLAWSLVYDEDKRLQEQAKNIETLKKRIPTCQAKIDSTLDKLEKLLERLSKKKVQVASLVEKTSEVKRKKDELWDALCSARKEKLELEEEHRRGTKQIHKMRNDVRRLEEQARDIQDKHIRNTQAEESEIEEQIKELEYAVDNVQSLLSSLKDEENTLSEQISAEMDAMKKINDEINYYERKQREVHHQICELRLHQTNKVTAFGGDGVLRLLREIERHHKAFSMPPIGPIGAHVTLVNGDTWAPAVERAIGKMLNAFIVTNSEDACALRKCAREARYNFFPIVIQRFSRPRLIIPNHSLPQTSHPTTLSVLHSDNPTIYNVLVDVCKAERQVLVKDYNMGRAVAFDQRIPNMLEVFTLDGFKMFSRGSVQTVLPINKNLKIGRLRGSFGDQVKEFESHVSNIQQDIDQRKSRKRELEKKVQDFNRKLDNKKKRRLDVEREFMAKRMKLQDMQKSHAVDASLLPESTTNELLQEISDGKMVIKKKEALLEALKDRINEAEEKARTLKLSFEDLGESTKGEVEAFQKAEEELTEIEKEIHNAEANKLHYENIMNNKVLPQIKEAEAKYLELEKDRKESYKKASVICPESDIEALGDRDETTTEQLDAKLKRLNQRLMHESQQYSESIDDLRMLHQEKERRILRELHTYKAFRERLDACQKALDLRWKKFQRSASLLRRELTWQFNGHLGKKGISGHINVSYEEKTLSVEVKMPQDASSTIVRDTRGLSGGERSFSTLCFALALHDMTEAPFRAMDEFDVFMDAVSRKISLDTLVEFALAQGSQWIFITPHDISNVKNGERIKKQQMAAPRL; encoded by the exons ATGGACAAGAGTGGTGCACCCCCTTTTCTTTCCCGCCTTAAACACCTCCCCATCTCAAGAGTCAAGGGCAAGTTGCCTTGTACTGTCTTCGTTCAGAACTTTAATTTTTCCGTTTCTCGTGATTCTAGGGTTTTGGTGGTCGGGAGACCCCAGGATACAACCATGAGTAGTTCTAGGGTTTTTTCCGGTCAGATGTATGGCGCTCAACGATCCGGGGCGGGTACCATTAGGAGGATCCGGTTAGAGAACTTCATGTGCCACAGTAGTCTCGAAATCGAACTCGGCGAGTGGGTTAATTTCATCACCGGTCAAAACGGAA GCGGGAAGAGCGCGATACTGACCGCTTTATGTATCGCGTTTGGCTGCCGCGCTAGAGAAACTCAGAGAGCGTCTAAGTTGAAGGAATTCATAAAAACTGGTTGCAG TTATGCTACGGTTCAAGTGGATATCAAAAACGAAGGAGTTGATTCTTTTAAGCCAGAAATTTTTGGTGATACCATAATTATTGAACGCAGGATTTCTGACACTACGAGTTCCACTGTTTTGAAAGATCGACAAG GTAGAAAAGTTGCTAGCCGCAAAGAGGACCTTCGTGAGCTGGTTGAACATTTCAAT ATTGACGTCGAGAATCCGTGTGTTATTATGAGTCAAGACAAAAGCAGGGAGTTTTTGCACTCTGGGAATGACAGAGATAAATTCAAG TTCTTTTTCAAGGCTACGCTTCTTCAACAAGTTGATGAGCTTTTACAAAGTATTATTAAACAATTGAAGGATGCATGTGCTCTTGTAGATGAGTTGGAAAAATTGATAAGACCTGCACAGCTTGAATTGAGTGAACTGCAAGAAAAGATTGAAAACATAAAGCGTGTAGAACAGATTTTACAGGAGGTGCAGCTGTTAAGGAAAAAGCTTGCTTGGTCATTGGTGTATGATGAAGATAAGCGTTTACAAGAGCAAGCAAAGAACATTGAAACGCTGAAAAAGCGCATTCCCACTTGCCAGGCTAAAATTGATTCAACATTA GATAAATTGGAGAAGTTGTTGGAACGCCTTTCGAAGAAGAAAGTTCAAGTTGCTTCTTTGGTGGAGAAAACATCTGaagtgaaaagaaagaaagatgaattgTGGGACGCTCTTTGCTCG GCAAGGAAAGAAAAGCTTGAGCTTGAAGAAGAGCATCGCCGCGGCACTAAGCAAATTCACAAGATGAGGAATGATGTTAGGAGGCTTGAAGAGCAAGCCCGTGATATTCAGGATAAACATATTAGAAACACACAG GCTGAAGAATCAGAAATAGAAGAGCAGATTAAGGAACTGGAATATGCTGTTGATAATGTCCAGTCATTGCTCTCTAG TTTGAAGGATGAGGAGAATACTTTATCAGAACAGATTTCAGCAGAAATGGATGCAATGAAGAAGATTAATGATGAG ATAAATTACTACGAAAGAAAGCAGCGTGAAGTTCATCATCAAATTTGTGAGCTCCGTCTACATCAAACCAACAAG GTCACTGCCTTTGGTGGTGACGGAGTGCTACGTCTTCTACGTGAAATTGAGAGGCATCACAAGGCATTTAGCATGCCACCAATTGGTCCAATTGGTGCTCATGTG ACATTGGTCAATGGTGATACATGGGCTCCTGCTGTTGAACGAGCTATTGGGAAGATGCTAAATGCATTCATTGTTACAAATTCTGAGGATGCTTGTGCTCTTAGAAAATGTGCAAGGGAGGCAAGATATAACTTCTTTCCAATTGTCATACAGAGGTTTTCAAGACCAAG GTTGATAATACCAAATCATTCACTCCCCCAGACGAGCCACCCAACTACTCTATCTGTTTTACATTCAGATAATCCTACCATCTACAATGTCTTGGTAGATGTG TGTAAAGCTGAGAGGCAAGTTCTTGTCAAGGATTACAATATGGGAAGAGCTGTTGCATTTGATCAAAGAATACCGAATATGTTGGAGGTTTTTACCCTAGACGGGTTTAAAAT GTTTTCACGGGGTTCAGTCCAGACAGTTCTTCCCATAAACAAAAATCTTAAAATTGGCCGTCTTCGGGGTTCTTTTGGCGATCAAGTTAAGGAGTTTGAAAGTCATGTGTCAAATATTCAACAAGATATTGATCAGCGCAAAAGTAGGAAGAGGGAGCTAGAGAAAAAGGTTCAGGATTTTAACAGGAAGCTGGATAATAAGAAG AAAAGGCGCTTGGATGTGGAACGGGAGTTCATGGCTAAGAGAATGAAACTGCAGGATATGCAGAAGTCACATGCTGTTGATGCTAGTCTGTTGCCCGAGTCAACTACTAATGAACTTCTTCAAGAAATTTCA GATGGTAAAATGGTGATCAAGAAGAAGGAAGCATTGCTAGAAGCACTTAAAGATAGGATCAATGAAGCAGAAGAAAAGGCCAGAACTCTTAAGTTATCATTTGAGGATTTAGGGG AGTCAACAAAGGGGGAGGTTGAAGCCTTTCAGAAAGCAGAGGAGGAGTTAACAGAGATAGAGAAAGAAATACACAATGCAGAAGCG AATAAGCTCcattatgaaaatattatgaaCAACAAGGTTCTTCCTCAAATCAAGGAGGCAGAGGCAAAATATCTGGAACTTGAAAAGGATCGTAAG GAGAGCTATAAAAAGGCTTCTGTTATTTGCCCTGAGAGTGATATTGAAGCTTTAGGAGATAGGGATGAAACCACAACTGAGCAACTGGATGCTAAGCTGAAGAGACTGAATCAGAGACTTATGCATGAGAGCCAACA ATATTCGGAATCGATTGATGATCTTAGGATGTTGCATCAGGAGAAAGAGCGTAGAATTTTGAGGGAACTGCATACTTATAAAGCTTTTCGAGAAAGATTAGAT GCTTGTCAAAAAGCTCTCGACTTGCGTTGGAAAAAATTTCAACGTAGCGCATCACTTCTGAGACGCGAGTTGACTTGGCA ATTCAATGGCCATTTGGGAAAGAAAGGTATCAGTGGACACATTAATGTTAGTTATGAAGAAAAGACCCTTTCAGTAGAG GTTAAAATGCCTCAAGATGCATCAAGCACCATCGTTCGTGATACAAGAGGGCTCTCAG GAGGAGAGCGATCCTTCTCAACATTATGTTTTGCGTTGGCTCTTCATGATATGACTGAAGCCCCATTTCGAGCTATGGATGAGTTTGATGTGTTCATG GATGCTGTTAGCCGAAAAATCAGCCTGGACACGTTAGTCGAGTTTGCATTGGCTCAAGGATCCCAATGGATATTTATCACACCTCATGATATCAG CAATGTGAAGAATGGAGAGAGGATAAAGAAACAGCAGATGGCAGCTCCTCGCTTATGA
- the LOC107933515 gene encoding structural maintenance of chromosomes protein 6B isoform X2, producing the protein MDKSGAPPFLSRLKHLPISRVKGKLPCTVFVQNFNFSVSRDSRVLVVGRPQDTTMSSSRVFSGQMYGAQRSGAGTIRRIRLENFMCHSSLEIELGEWVNFITGQNGSGKSAILTALCIAFGCRARETQRASKLKEFIKTGCSYATVQVDIKNEGVDSFKPEIFGDTIIIERRISDTTSSTVLKDRQGRKVASRKEDLRELVEHFNIDVENPCVIMSQDKSREFLHSGNDRDKFKFFFKATLLQQVDELLQSIIKQLKDACALVDELEKLIRPAQLELSELQEKIENIKRVEQILQEVQLLRKKLAWSLVYDEDKRLQEQAKNIETLKKRIPTCQAKIDSTLDKLEKLLERLSKKKVQVASLVEKTSEVKRKKDELWDALCSARKEKLELEEEHRRGTKQIHKMRNDVRRLEEQARDIQDKHIRNTQAEESEIEEQIKELEYAVDNVQSLLSSLKDEENTLSEQISAEMDAMKKINDEINYYERKQREVHHQICELRLHQTNKVTAFGGDGVLRLLREIERHHKAFSMPPIGPIGAHVTLVNGDTWAPAVERAIGKMLNAFIVTNSEDACALRKCAREARYNFFPIVIQRFSRPRLIIPNHSLPQTSHPTTLSVLHSDNPTIYNVLVDVCKAERQVLVKDYNMGRAVAFDQRIPNMLEVFTLDGFKMFSRGSVQTVLPINKNLKIGRLRGSFGDQVKEFESHVSNIQQDIDQRKSRKRELEKKVQDFNRKLDNKKKRRLDVEREFMAKRMKLQDMQKSHAVDDGKMVIKKKEALLEALKDRINEAEEKARTLKLSFEDLGESTKGEVEAFQKAEEELTEIEKEIHNAEANKLHYENIMNNKVLPQIKEAEAKYLELEKDRKESYKKASVICPESDIEALGDRDETTTEQLDAKLKRLNQRLMHESQQYSESIDDLRMLHQEKERRILRELHTYKAFRERLDACQKALDLRWKKFQRSASLLRRELTWQFNGHLGKKGISGHINVSYEEKTLSVEVKMPQDASSTIVRDTRGLSGGERSFSTLCFALALHDMTEAPFRAMDEFDVFMDAVSRKISLDTLVEFALAQGSQWIFITPHDISNVKNGERIKKQQMAAPRL; encoded by the exons ATGGACAAGAGTGGTGCACCCCCTTTTCTTTCCCGCCTTAAACACCTCCCCATCTCAAGAGTCAAGGGCAAGTTGCCTTGTACTGTCTTCGTTCAGAACTTTAATTTTTCCGTTTCTCGTGATTCTAGGGTTTTGGTGGTCGGGAGACCCCAGGATACAACCATGAGTAGTTCTAGGGTTTTTTCCGGTCAGATGTATGGCGCTCAACGATCCGGGGCGGGTACCATTAGGAGGATCCGGTTAGAGAACTTCATGTGCCACAGTAGTCTCGAAATCGAACTCGGCGAGTGGGTTAATTTCATCACCGGTCAAAACGGAA GCGGGAAGAGCGCGATACTGACCGCTTTATGTATCGCGTTTGGCTGCCGCGCTAGAGAAACTCAGAGAGCGTCTAAGTTGAAGGAATTCATAAAAACTGGTTGCAG TTATGCTACGGTTCAAGTGGATATCAAAAACGAAGGAGTTGATTCTTTTAAGCCAGAAATTTTTGGTGATACCATAATTATTGAACGCAGGATTTCTGACACTACGAGTTCCACTGTTTTGAAAGATCGACAAG GTAGAAAAGTTGCTAGCCGCAAAGAGGACCTTCGTGAGCTGGTTGAACATTTCAAT ATTGACGTCGAGAATCCGTGTGTTATTATGAGTCAAGACAAAAGCAGGGAGTTTTTGCACTCTGGGAATGACAGAGATAAATTCAAG TTCTTTTTCAAGGCTACGCTTCTTCAACAAGTTGATGAGCTTTTACAAAGTATTATTAAACAATTGAAGGATGCATGTGCTCTTGTAGATGAGTTGGAAAAATTGATAAGACCTGCACAGCTTGAATTGAGTGAACTGCAAGAAAAGATTGAAAACATAAAGCGTGTAGAACAGATTTTACAGGAGGTGCAGCTGTTAAGGAAAAAGCTTGCTTGGTCATTGGTGTATGATGAAGATAAGCGTTTACAAGAGCAAGCAAAGAACATTGAAACGCTGAAAAAGCGCATTCCCACTTGCCAGGCTAAAATTGATTCAACATTA GATAAATTGGAGAAGTTGTTGGAACGCCTTTCGAAGAAGAAAGTTCAAGTTGCTTCTTTGGTGGAGAAAACATCTGaagtgaaaagaaagaaagatgaattgTGGGACGCTCTTTGCTCG GCAAGGAAAGAAAAGCTTGAGCTTGAAGAAGAGCATCGCCGCGGCACTAAGCAAATTCACAAGATGAGGAATGATGTTAGGAGGCTTGAAGAGCAAGCCCGTGATATTCAGGATAAACATATTAGAAACACACAG GCTGAAGAATCAGAAATAGAAGAGCAGATTAAGGAACTGGAATATGCTGTTGATAATGTCCAGTCATTGCTCTCTAG TTTGAAGGATGAGGAGAATACTTTATCAGAACAGATTTCAGCAGAAATGGATGCAATGAAGAAGATTAATGATGAG ATAAATTACTACGAAAGAAAGCAGCGTGAAGTTCATCATCAAATTTGTGAGCTCCGTCTACATCAAACCAACAAG GTCACTGCCTTTGGTGGTGACGGAGTGCTACGTCTTCTACGTGAAATTGAGAGGCATCACAAGGCATTTAGCATGCCACCAATTGGTCCAATTGGTGCTCATGTG ACATTGGTCAATGGTGATACATGGGCTCCTGCTGTTGAACGAGCTATTGGGAAGATGCTAAATGCATTCATTGTTACAAATTCTGAGGATGCTTGTGCTCTTAGAAAATGTGCAAGGGAGGCAAGATATAACTTCTTTCCAATTGTCATACAGAGGTTTTCAAGACCAAG GTTGATAATACCAAATCATTCACTCCCCCAGACGAGCCACCCAACTACTCTATCTGTTTTACATTCAGATAATCCTACCATCTACAATGTCTTGGTAGATGTG TGTAAAGCTGAGAGGCAAGTTCTTGTCAAGGATTACAATATGGGAAGAGCTGTTGCATTTGATCAAAGAATACCGAATATGTTGGAGGTTTTTACCCTAGACGGGTTTAAAAT GTTTTCACGGGGTTCAGTCCAGACAGTTCTTCCCATAAACAAAAATCTTAAAATTGGCCGTCTTCGGGGTTCTTTTGGCGATCAAGTTAAGGAGTTTGAAAGTCATGTGTCAAATATTCAACAAGATATTGATCAGCGCAAAAGTAGGAAGAGGGAGCTAGAGAAAAAGGTTCAGGATTTTAACAGGAAGCTGGATAATAAGAAG AAAAGGCGCTTGGATGTGGAACGGGAGTTCATGGCTAAGAGAATGAAACTGCAGGATATGCAGAAGTCACATGCTGTTGAT GATGGTAAAATGGTGATCAAGAAGAAGGAAGCATTGCTAGAAGCACTTAAAGATAGGATCAATGAAGCAGAAGAAAAGGCCAGAACTCTTAAGTTATCATTTGAGGATTTAGGGG AGTCAACAAAGGGGGAGGTTGAAGCCTTTCAGAAAGCAGAGGAGGAGTTAACAGAGATAGAGAAAGAAATACACAATGCAGAAGCG AATAAGCTCcattatgaaaatattatgaaCAACAAGGTTCTTCCTCAAATCAAGGAGGCAGAGGCAAAATATCTGGAACTTGAAAAGGATCGTAAG GAGAGCTATAAAAAGGCTTCTGTTATTTGCCCTGAGAGTGATATTGAAGCTTTAGGAGATAGGGATGAAACCACAACTGAGCAACTGGATGCTAAGCTGAAGAGACTGAATCAGAGACTTATGCATGAGAGCCAACA ATATTCGGAATCGATTGATGATCTTAGGATGTTGCATCAGGAGAAAGAGCGTAGAATTTTGAGGGAACTGCATACTTATAAAGCTTTTCGAGAAAGATTAGAT GCTTGTCAAAAAGCTCTCGACTTGCGTTGGAAAAAATTTCAACGTAGCGCATCACTTCTGAGACGCGAGTTGACTTGGCA ATTCAATGGCCATTTGGGAAAGAAAGGTATCAGTGGACACATTAATGTTAGTTATGAAGAAAAGACCCTTTCAGTAGAG GTTAAAATGCCTCAAGATGCATCAAGCACCATCGTTCGTGATACAAGAGGGCTCTCAG GAGGAGAGCGATCCTTCTCAACATTATGTTTTGCGTTGGCTCTTCATGATATGACTGAAGCCCCATTTCGAGCTATGGATGAGTTTGATGTGTTCATG GATGCTGTTAGCCGAAAAATCAGCCTGGACACGTTAGTCGAGTTTGCATTGGCTCAAGGATCCCAATGGATATTTATCACACCTCATGATATCAG CAATGTGAAGAATGGAGAGAGGATAAAGAAACAGCAGATGGCAGCTCCTCGCTTATGA